In Hyla sarda isolate aHylSar1 chromosome 2 unlocalized genomic scaffold, aHylSar1.hap1 SUPER_2_unloc_18, whole genome shotgun sequence, one DNA window encodes the following:
- the LOC130298351 gene encoding collagen alpha-1(II) chain-like isoform X1, which yields MAGTVCGGTSSAASRGTVSGRRAEDAGGGAAAGPSAPSPLCGPGGGAAVPEVGVSGRRSLRKGTRSERGTAGAAGPPVMAAAVSSSARREARQSGGGEAGPALSSAGSGSRQRSGARSAEERRPGGSRDTAGSPSLSAAQQRTAQQQSSGSAGEARARRSSVSVSLPVREDGLAGGRQDPECYSERAPPGGRSRHGRSGTAVGEYSPSDSSLSDCAADAEEELANPERRAAGEAVIRRREPGADLAGPSTALDDRSAAGGSRERTPRPAAAGASASGQPGRDPCLVWIFGHSYVRRGAIRAAVRRDGRQLGFSRDLAVLRWIGIGGMLWCGVLPEVQFNASLDRHPDILVVHAGGNDLGLRSSRELIRDIKLDILRLKSTFPGLLFVWSDMVARRVWRHARSVDRLNKARVKLNKEVGRFVRRNGGIVVRHTDLEGEPWEFLDPDGIHLNDIGMDLWALALQGGIELALRVWRDEGQ from the exons ATggcaggtacagtgtgtgggggcACTTCCAGTGCGGCTTCCCGGGGGACAGTGTCAGGGCGTAGGGCAGAGGATGCAGGAGGGGGGGCAGCTGCTGGTCCCTCCGCTCCTTCCCCACTGTGCGGCCCGGGTGGTGGTGCGGCCGTCCCTGAGGTGGGGGTGTCAGGCCGGAGATCGTTGAGGAAGGGCACCAGGAGTGAACGGGGGACGGCCGGAGCTGCCGGTCCCCCTGTGATGGCGGCTGCGGTCTCTTCATCTGCCCGACGTGAGGCCCGGCAGAGTGGAGGAGGGGAGGCAGGGCCGGCCCTGTCCAGTGCAGGGTCGGGCTCTAGGCAGCGTTCTGGGGCCAGGTCTGCAGAGGAGAGGAGGCCCGGAGGCAGCAGGGACAcggctggctcaccttctctgagTGCAGCCCAGCAGCGTACAGCACAGCAGCAGAGCtccgggagtgcaggggaggccaGAGCTCGGAGATCTTCTGTCAGCGTCTCTCTGCCTGTGAGGGAAGATGGGCTGGCTGGAGGTCGGCAGGATCCAGAGTGCTACAGTGAGAGGGCGCCACCTGGTGGTAGGAGTCGGCATGGCAGGTCTGGAACTGCAGTTGGGGAATATTCTCCTTCTGATTCTTCCCTTTCTGATTgtgctgcagatgctgaagaggagCTGGCGAATCCGGAAAGGAGGGCGGCCGGTGAGGCGGTCATTCGTCGGCGGGAGCCTGGAGCGGATTTGGCGGGACCTTCAACAGCGCTGGATGACAGGAGTGCGGCCGGCGGTTCCAGGGAGCGGACGCCCAGGCCTGCGGCTGCTGGGGCATCGGCTTCGGGTCAGCCTG GTCGTGATCCGTGCTTGGTGTGGATTTTTGGTCACTCCTATGTTCGGAGGGGGGCGATCCGGGCTGCGGTGAGACGGGACGGGAGGCAGCTGGGTTTTTCGAGGGACCTGGCGGTGTTGCGGTGGATTGGAATTGGTGGCATGCTGTGGTGCGGGGTGCTCCCTGAGGTACAGTTCAACGCTTCTTTGGACCGCCACCCGGACATCTTGGTGGTGCATGCTGGGGGCAATGATTTGGGCCTTCGATCGTCACGGGAGTTAATTAGAGACATTAAGCTTGACATTCTGAGGCTAAAATCTACCTTTCCAGGTTTGTTGTTCGTTTGGTCTGACATGGTGGCTCGGCGGGTGTGGCGGCACGCCAGGTCGGTGGATCGCTTGAATAAGGCTCGGGTCAAGCTCAACAAAGAGGTGGGTCGTTTTGTTCGTAGGAATGGGGGGATAGTGGTGAGGCACACTGATCTGGAGGGGGAGCCTTGGGAATTCTTGGATCCTGATGGTATTCATTTAAATGACATTGGAATGGATTTGTGGGCGTTGGCCTTGCAAGGGGGTATTGAGCTGGCGTTGCGTGTGTGGCGGGATGAAGGTCAGTGA